One Mycolicibacterium sarraceniae genomic window carries:
- a CDS encoding phospholipase D-like domain-containing protein — MPANAPRVIVEPDDGLEPVREFIMSAQSSLLIKQFTFTEPSLMDAAIDRQKAGVDVRVMLNPQRSSGDRANDESYEAFKAAGIDVQWSSPKFYVTHEKSIVVDDTAAMVATYNLMIKYFTLTRDYGIITHDPLHVAQIKDVFNADWDHRDFTPPSYEGLLWSNSNSRYHMARFIDTAQRRLYIQHPKYVDAVILDHIAAAAHRGVKVKVLCGGKHGISEWDILDTFASLRTLRRVGVKVRKQKNLRVHAKLLIVDDSSVLVGSMNIDRSAFDLRRELGITTDDPDVVARLREVFQDDWDISHQYDPPDPVEEHPPVEDEFPHDADLVHE, encoded by the coding sequence ATGCCTGCTAACGCTCCACGCGTGATCGTCGAACCGGACGACGGTTTGGAACCGGTGCGCGAATTCATCATGAGCGCGCAAAGCTCGCTTCTGATAAAGCAATTCACCTTCACCGAACCCAGCTTGATGGACGCTGCGATCGATCGGCAGAAAGCCGGCGTCGACGTTCGGGTCATGCTGAACCCGCAACGATCCAGCGGCGACCGGGCTAACGACGAGAGCTACGAAGCCTTCAAAGCCGCCGGCATCGACGTTCAGTGGTCCAGCCCCAAATTCTATGTGACGCATGAGAAATCGATCGTCGTCGACGACACCGCGGCCATGGTCGCCACCTACAATCTGATGATCAAGTACTTCACGTTGACCCGTGACTACGGCATCATCACGCACGACCCCCTCCACGTGGCGCAGATCAAAGACGTGTTCAACGCCGACTGGGACCACCGCGATTTCACCCCGCCCTCCTATGAGGGGCTGCTGTGGAGCAACTCGAATTCCCGCTACCACATGGCACGTTTCATCGACACCGCACAGCGCCGGCTCTACATCCAGCATCCGAAGTATGTGGATGCCGTCATCCTCGATCACATCGCCGCCGCGGCTCATCGCGGGGTGAAGGTGAAGGTGCTCTGCGGCGGCAAGCACGGCATCAGCGAGTGGGACATCCTGGACACCTTCGCCTCGTTGCGCACCCTGCGCCGGGTCGGGGTCAAGGTGCGCAAGCAGAAGAATCTGCGCGTGCACGCCAAACTGCTCATCGTCGATGACTCGAGCGTGCTGGTCGGTTCGATGAACATCGACCGCAGCGCCTTCGACCTCCGCCGCGAGCTCGGCATCACCACCGACGACCCGGACGTCGTGGCGCGCCTGCGTGAGGTTTTCCAAGATGATTGGGATATCTCGCACCAGTACGACCCGCCCGACCCGGTGGAAGAGCATCCTCCCGTCGAGGACGAGTTCCCGCACGACGCCGACCTGGTCCATGAGTGA
- a CDS encoding Dyp-type peroxidase, with product MTESPDAAPAADQPTQTEPARGRFSRRNLLHGGLFVGGAVVGAVGAATAGAAVRHAGLSSSDVEPFYGRHQGGIVTDTQQHTVIAAFDLNTDKRDHVVQVLRRWSDLAALLARGDSATIPIYDPPDVVNPYANTTAKSTTSDSLDTWQTGPNRLTVTIGFGRTLFLRNGIDRFGLRARLPDQLVELPHFPGDQLAAEQSEGDLLLHACGDDLQVVFHAVRSIARISPDIATLRWTQIGYSPSNAAGTPRNLMGFKDGTINSNAHPPADLNATLWAGNDGQDWMRDGSYLVYRRIRITLEHWDRLPVAAQEQVVGRQKVSGAPLGGQGEFDELKLDARDASGALHVPETSHVRLAAPETNNGAVIIRRAFSYNNGTTPFIERWPPWRQALEYDAGLLFLGYQKDPRTAFVPINSRLAINDALNQFTTHTASAVFALPSGAAGPGHWVGEELFA from the coding sequence ATGACCGAATCGCCCGACGCCGCGCCGGCTGCTGATCAGCCGACGCAGACTGAGCCGGCCCGGGGCCGGTTTTCCCGCCGAAACCTGTTGCACGGCGGCCTTTTCGTCGGTGGTGCGGTCGTCGGCGCGGTGGGCGCCGCCACAGCCGGAGCCGCTGTGAGGCACGCGGGGCTGTCGTCGTCGGATGTCGAACCGTTCTACGGCCGACATCAGGGCGGCATCGTCACCGACACCCAGCAGCACACCGTCATCGCTGCGTTCGACCTGAACACCGACAAACGGGACCACGTGGTGCAGGTGCTGCGCCGCTGGAGCGATCTGGCTGCCCTACTGGCTCGCGGGGACTCGGCGACCATCCCGATCTACGACCCGCCGGACGTGGTGAACCCCTACGCCAACACCACCGCGAAGTCCACCACCTCGGACTCGCTGGACACTTGGCAGACCGGTCCGAACCGGCTGACCGTGACGATCGGATTCGGCCGGACCCTGTTCCTGCGCAACGGAATCGACCGGTTCGGCCTGCGCGCACGATTGCCTGACCAGTTGGTCGAGTTGCCACACTTCCCGGGAGACCAGCTCGCGGCCGAGCAGAGCGAAGGCGACCTGCTGCTCCACGCCTGCGGCGACGACCTGCAGGTGGTGTTCCACGCAGTCCGGTCGATTGCCCGGATTTCGCCGGACATCGCGACCCTGCGCTGGACGCAGATCGGCTACTCACCCAGCAATGCGGCGGGTACACCGCGGAACCTGATGGGGTTCAAGGACGGAACGATTAATTCCAACGCGCATCCTCCCGCGGATCTGAACGCCACCCTGTGGGCCGGCAATGACGGTCAGGACTGGATGCGCGATGGTAGCTATCTGGTGTACCGCCGGATCCGGATTACCCTGGAGCACTGGGACCGGCTGCCAGTGGCGGCTCAGGAACAGGTGGTCGGGCGGCAGAAGGTGTCCGGCGCGCCGCTGGGTGGGCAGGGTGAGTTCGATGAGCTCAAGCTTGATGCCCGGGATGCTTCTGGCGCGCTGCACGTTCCGGAGACCTCGCACGTTCGGTTGGCGGCGCCGGAGACGAACAATGGGGCCGTCATCATCCGTCGGGCGTTCTCGTACAACAACGGCACCACACCGTTTATCGAACGGTGGCCACCGTGGCGTCAGGCGTTGGAGTACGACGCCGGTCTACTGTTCCTCGGGTACCAGAAGGACCCGCGGACGGCCTTCGTCCCGATCAACAGCCGGTTGGCGATTAACGACGCGCTCAACCAGTTCACCACCCATACCGCCAGCGCCGTCTTCGCTCTCCCGTCGGGTGCAGCCGGTCCTGGCCATTGGGTCGGCGAAGAACTGTTCGCGTGA
- a CDS encoding MspA family porin: MLRFAAVAASVLLAAVGSAPSAFADPDPAPPADVNSAQGVPAADPGPPPDNGAVASAQPGIAKTQDGRTLTVVAKDETQLPVAPLTTSLSSRDWLVGATFTGTTTGSVNGGTLEVGYQIGCGVEMDKVKLNGGLTGILGNTNFGQTGVILAPSASVQIQGQIEVEPRPGTITNVAVDKKSFKGTQARVTIRDVHIKVDNCVGASSLRSYAVLTSSGPDDDDIVAYYGNAKVF; the protein is encoded by the coding sequence TTGCTTCGATTCGCCGCTGTGGCCGCGAGTGTCTTGCTCGCGGCGGTAGGCAGTGCACCCTCGGCGTTCGCCGACCCAGATCCGGCGCCGCCCGCTGACGTGAACAGCGCACAGGGCGTGCCGGCCGCCGACCCGGGACCGCCCCCGGACAACGGCGCGGTGGCCTCTGCCCAACCGGGGATCGCCAAGACCCAGGACGGGCGAACCCTGACCGTGGTGGCCAAAGACGAGACGCAGCTGCCGGTGGCGCCATTGACGACTTCGCTGTCCTCTCGTGACTGGCTCGTCGGCGCCACTTTCACCGGCACCACCACCGGGTCGGTCAACGGGGGCACCTTGGAGGTCGGTTACCAGATCGGCTGTGGCGTGGAGATGGACAAGGTCAAGCTCAACGGCGGCTTGACCGGCATCCTCGGCAACACCAACTTCGGACAGACCGGCGTGATCCTCGCGCCCTCCGCCTCGGTGCAGATCCAGGGCCAGATCGAGGTCGAGCCGCGTCCCGGCACCATCACCAACGTGGCCGTCGACAAGAAGTCGTTCAAGGGCACCCAAGCGCGCGTCACGATCCGTGACGTCCACATCAAGGTGGACAACTGCGTCGGCGCGTCCTCGCTGCGCTCCTATGCCGTGCTGACCAGCTCAGGCCCCGACGACGACGACATCGTCGCCTATTATGGCAACGCGAAGGTCTTCTGA
- a CDS encoding DUF4189 domain-containing protein, with product MASTRLVSAIVVGGVIAAAASTGIAWAGGPDGGTDNPNEVSEAVGTGAFLGVLEGFRATGATNGEASARVIAACEQAGGIECSVDEVTNENLCIVSVADDGNSTVAGGAGPTVEAARQDALQRAAANGTPFGPGAGIVISACP from the coding sequence ATGGCCAGCACCCGTTTGGTTTCGGCGATTGTGGTTGGAGGCGTTATCGCTGCGGCGGCCTCGACGGGCATCGCATGGGCAGGTGGGCCTGACGGGGGCACCGACAACCCGAATGAGGTCTCCGAGGCGGTCGGCACCGGCGCATTCTTGGGCGTCCTTGAGGGATTCCGCGCGACCGGTGCCACCAATGGGGAAGCTTCTGCGCGCGTAATTGCGGCGTGCGAGCAGGCCGGTGGTATCGAATGCTCCGTTGACGAAGTGACCAACGAAAACCTGTGCATCGTGTCCGTCGCTGACGACGGCAACAGCACGGTGGCTGGCGGTGCGGGTCCGACTGTTGAAGCGGCTCGCCAGGATGCGTTGCAGCGCGCGGCGGCCAACGGCACGCCCTTCGGTCCGGGAGCCGGAATTGTCATCTCGGCATGTCCGTAA
- a CDS encoding chromate transporter, protein MKTLLAVVGMFGSLSLLSIGGGNTVLPEMHLRAVSGHHWLTNSQFADIFSISQTAPGPSILIVALVGYAAGLGVAGVFGGILGGVLATVAMVVPAAGLMYLITLSWQKAQKSKLRYAVEKGFAPLTVGLVLASSLVMSRAADHDWRAYLITGVATLIFVRTKTNPLIVVGAAALLGYVGFV, encoded by the coding sequence ATGAAAACGCTTCTCGCGGTGGTCGGCATGTTCGGCTCGCTGTCACTGCTGTCGATCGGTGGTGGCAACACCGTGCTGCCCGAGATGCATCTGCGGGCGGTCAGCGGCCACCACTGGCTGACGAACTCCCAGTTCGCCGACATCTTCTCGATCTCGCAAACCGCACCGGGGCCCAGCATCCTGATCGTCGCGCTCGTCGGCTATGCAGCCGGGCTGGGCGTGGCCGGGGTCTTCGGCGGCATCCTCGGCGGCGTGCTCGCCACGGTGGCAATGGTGGTGCCAGCTGCCGGGCTGATGTACCTGATCACCCTGTCCTGGCAGAAGGCCCAGAAGTCCAAGCTGCGCTACGCCGTCGAGAAGGGTTTCGCACCGCTGACCGTGGGGTTGGTCCTGGCCAGTTCGCTGGTCATGAGCAGGGCTGCCGACCATGACTGGCGGGCCTACCTCATCACCGGCGTCGCGACACTGATATTCGTCCGGACCAAGACCAATCCGCTCATCGTGGTGGGCGCCGCCGCACTGCTGGGGTACGTCGGCTTCGTCTGA
- a CDS encoding SDR family oxidoreductase codes for MNSPAVFITGAAAGIGRATALTFARHGYRVGAYDIDLAGLAALHSEITGRGGEVTTGELDVTDAAAWSARLAEFAGAAGELDILVNKAGVLTAGAFQDIPLPAQRQMIDINFTGALTGLPAAFPYLRDTAHAQAVNMCSASALYGQPELATYSATKFALRALTEALELRWRRYDIRVLAMWPLFVKTAMTDGVETGSTKSLGVNLSADDVATAVYSATHRHNRLPKVHYPVGRQTRVLATMGQVSPNWAQRLLTKMLTCSGS; via the coding sequence ATGAACTCACCGGCCGTCTTCATCACCGGTGCCGCCGCGGGCATCGGCCGGGCGACTGCGCTGACCTTCGCGCGGCATGGCTATCGCGTCGGCGCCTACGACATCGACCTCGCCGGGTTGGCCGCCCTGCACAGCGAGATCACCGGACGCGGCGGTGAGGTGACGACCGGCGAACTAGATGTCACCGATGCCGCGGCATGGTCGGCACGCCTGGCCGAATTCGCCGGTGCGGCAGGCGAACTCGACATTCTGGTCAACAAAGCGGGTGTGCTGACCGCAGGCGCCTTCCAGGACATTCCGTTGCCGGCGCAGCGACAGATGATCGATATCAATTTCACCGGCGCGCTGACCGGACTGCCCGCCGCCTTCCCCTATCTGCGCGACACCGCGCACGCGCAGGCAGTCAACATGTGCTCGGCCTCGGCGCTGTACGGCCAACCCGAACTCGCCACCTACTCGGCCACCAAGTTCGCGCTGCGCGCCCTGACCGAAGCCCTGGAGCTACGGTGGCGCCGGTATGACATCAGGGTGCTGGCGATGTGGCCGCTGTTCGTCAAGACCGCGATGACCGACGGTGTGGAAACCGGCAGCACCAAATCGCTGGGCGTCAACCTCTCCGCCGACGACGTCGCCACAGCTGTCTATTCGGCCACCCACCGCCACAACCGGTTGCCCAAGGTGCACTATCCGGTCGGGCGGCAAACCCGCGTACTGGCCACGATGGGTCAGGTCAGCCCGAACTGGGCGCAGCGGCTGCTCACGAAAATGCTGACGTGCAGCGGGTCCTAG
- a CDS encoding extracellular solute-binding protein produces MTHLVGQRHLAFGASALAVLSVLSAGCGRSHSAPQPTAGGELTLYSAQHEQTTKALVEAFTKDSGIKVKVVPLDEGAAVAKIEQEGDKSPADLVYTENSPWLAQLDSKGLLGKVDDGTLGLVPKGDSAASGNWVAVSARVTGVTYNPDKVPADQLPHSVLDLAGPQWKDKIELAPTETDFWPVVSSVLHAKGKDATLAWLNGLKANAGANAAVPSNENLAADINQGNAALGVLNSYYFYRLKTEVGASSVKSQFAYFAPHDPGYVKDISGAAVLKSSKNQAAAQKFLAFLTGKSGQTIIATSDSFEYPLAVGVAANSQLPPMDTLAPNDFSVTDMGTCEDAEALLQEAQLL; encoded by the coding sequence ATGACACACCTCGTCGGCCAGCGACACTTGGCCTTCGGTGCAAGCGCTTTGGCGGTGCTGTCCGTGCTTTCTGCAGGTTGCGGCAGGTCGCATTCGGCCCCACAGCCCACCGCGGGCGGTGAGCTCACCCTGTACTCGGCGCAACACGAGCAGACCACCAAGGCGCTGGTCGAGGCGTTCACCAAAGACAGCGGCATCAAGGTCAAGGTGGTGCCTCTCGACGAAGGTGCCGCGGTGGCCAAGATCGAGCAGGAGGGCGATAAGTCGCCCGCCGACCTGGTGTACACCGAGAACTCGCCATGGTTGGCCCAGCTCGACAGCAAGGGCCTGCTCGGCAAGGTTGACGATGGCACCCTGGGTTTGGTGCCCAAGGGCGACAGCGCGGCCAGCGGCAACTGGGTGGCGGTGTCGGCCCGGGTGACGGGCGTGACCTACAACCCGGACAAGGTGCCTGCCGACCAGCTGCCGCACTCGGTGCTGGACCTGGCCGGTCCGCAGTGGAAGGACAAGATCGAACTCGCTCCGACGGAGACTGACTTCTGGCCGGTGGTCAGCTCGGTGCTGCACGCCAAGGGCAAAGACGCAACCCTGGCCTGGCTCAACGGTCTGAAGGCTAACGCCGGCGCGAATGCCGCGGTGCCGTCGAACGAGAACCTGGCGGCCGACATCAACCAAGGCAACGCCGCGTTGGGTGTGCTGAACAGTTACTACTTCTATCGGTTGAAGACTGAGGTCGGGGCGTCGTCGGTGAAGTCTCAGTTCGCCTACTTCGCTCCGCACGATCCGGGCTATGTCAAGGACATCTCCGGGGCCGCCGTGCTGAAATCGAGCAAGAACCAAGCCGCAGCCCAGAAGTTTCTGGCATTTCTCACCGGAAAGTCGGGTCAGACCATCATCGCCACCAGCGACAGCTTCGAGTATCCATTAGCCGTCGGAGTAGCCGCCAACTCGCAGCTCCCGCCGATGGACACGTTGGCGCCCAACGATTTCAGCGTGACTGATATGGGCACGTGCGAGGATGCCGAGGCGCTGTTGCAGGAGGCGCAGCTGCTGTGA
- a CDS encoding chromate transporter: MSEPSSTLEKVSLLEIARTFNHIALASFGGGLGAWSREVIVVEKKWLAEEEFLSALTMCRIVPGANQVNLAVFVGTKMKGLTGAIAALIGLCLMPVAIVLTLGFIYFTFKEVPAIKGALHGASAAAVALTLAMVIQTGQKCLKGVMPIAFFLAAFALNGLLRWPLLTTLAILAPLSLIWAWPRKKPVEA, from the coding sequence ATGAGTGAGCCCAGCTCGACCCTGGAGAAGGTCTCACTCCTAGAGATCGCCCGTACGTTCAACCACATCGCGCTGGCCTCGTTCGGCGGCGGGTTGGGAGCGTGGTCGCGAGAAGTCATCGTCGTCGAGAAGAAGTGGCTCGCCGAGGAGGAGTTCTTGTCGGCCCTGACGATGTGCCGGATCGTGCCCGGCGCCAACCAGGTGAATCTGGCGGTCTTCGTCGGGACCAAGATGAAGGGCCTCACCGGCGCCATCGCGGCCCTGATCGGCCTGTGCCTGATGCCCGTCGCGATCGTCCTCACGCTCGGCTTCATCTACTTCACATTCAAGGAAGTGCCCGCGATCAAGGGCGCACTGCACGGCGCATCGGCCGCTGCGGTCGCCCTGACATTGGCGATGGTGATCCAGACCGGCCAGAAGTGCCTCAAAGGCGTAATGCCGATCGCCTTCTTCCTGGCCGCCTTCGCGCTGAACGGATTGCTGCGTTGGCCGCTGCTGACCACACTGGCGATCCTGGCGCCGCTGAGCCTGATCTGGGCCTGGCCCAGAAAGAAACCGGTGGAGGCATGA
- a CDS encoding ABC transporter permease, with the protein MTAARRTHRALQTRGLLTLVGLGVAGAVVAPLVVVIVDAHSAGWHEVHAVLFRRRSYELLTNTVALTVLVGVAVAVVGTVTAWCLERLALRWARAWTALLILPLAMPDFVVGFAWHAVWPTMQPLLAATLIMTLSGYPLVLLPVSAALRRADPSLQDVARGLGLGPVSVFVRVTFPAIRTAIGGGTLLAALAVISEYGAFEVVRFHTLTTEIVTEFSFDQHAAAALSIPLVLLGFAFIAAEGALPRRRTGFTAQARPARAGAPLARRLAVSAFVAIAVAGVGLPVGVLVYWLRQAGHTTLPAVADLSTATWTTFGYSSASGVAVLVLSAPVAYLAVRYPSRLNLLLHNITFITRAVPGVIIAVSLVYLSVNYLFGLYETGWLVIAAYTIQFFPLGLVCVHAMVTSVPRHFGEVARSLGRGPCYVFAHVTLPLIGPGLLAGFCLVFVTAATELTTTLMLAPADTKTLATQFWAFQSESAYSAAAPYALVIVAVAVVPGALLGLWFDRRPQAADGDVTAGAAGPQELEVAR; encoded by the coding sequence GTGACAGCCGCCCGCCGCACCCACAGAGCACTGCAGACGAGGGGTCTACTCACCCTGGTCGGCTTGGGTGTGGCCGGCGCCGTGGTGGCGCCGCTGGTGGTGGTGATTGTTGACGCTCATTCTGCGGGTTGGCATGAGGTTCATGCCGTGCTGTTCCGCCGGCGGTCCTACGAGCTGCTGACGAACACCGTCGCGCTGACCGTCCTCGTGGGAGTCGCTGTGGCCGTTGTGGGAACGGTGACTGCCTGGTGCCTGGAACGGCTGGCGCTGCGCTGGGCACGGGCCTGGACAGCGCTGCTGATCTTGCCGCTGGCGATGCCCGACTTCGTGGTCGGGTTCGCTTGGCACGCAGTGTGGCCGACGATGCAACCGCTGCTGGCGGCCACCTTGATCATGACGCTGTCGGGTTATCCGCTGGTGCTGCTGCCGGTGTCGGCCGCGCTCCGGCGGGCCGACCCGAGCCTGCAAGACGTGGCCCGTGGTCTGGGTCTTGGGCCGGTCTCCGTGTTCGTCCGGGTGACCTTCCCGGCCATCAGGACCGCGATCGGCGGCGGCACACTGCTGGCTGCGCTGGCCGTGATCTCCGAGTACGGTGCCTTCGAAGTGGTCAGGTTCCACACTCTAACCACCGAGATCGTCACCGAGTTCAGCTTCGATCAGCACGCCGCGGCGGCGTTATCAATCCCGTTGGTGCTGTTGGGGTTCGCCTTCATTGCAGCCGAGGGGGCACTGCCCCGCCGACGTACCGGATTCACCGCGCAGGCGCGCCCGGCCCGCGCCGGTGCTCCGTTGGCCCGGCGACTGGCGGTGTCGGCCTTCGTCGCGATCGCCGTGGCCGGGGTGGGGCTGCCGGTGGGGGTGCTGGTGTATTGGCTGCGACAGGCCGGGCACACCACATTGCCGGCGGTCGCTGACCTGTCGACCGCGACCTGGACGACGTTCGGCTACAGCTCGGCGAGCGGCGTGGCGGTGCTGGTCTTGTCAGCACCGGTGGCGTACCTGGCGGTCCGTTACCCGTCCCGCCTGAATCTGTTGTTGCACAACATCACCTTCATCACCAGGGCGGTTCCGGGGGTGATCATTGCGGTCAGCCTGGTGTATTTGTCCGTCAACTACCTGTTTGGGCTGTACGAGACAGGGTGGCTGGTCATTGCGGCTTACACCATCCAGTTCTTTCCGCTCGGCCTGGTGTGCGTGCACGCCATGGTCACCTCTGTGCCCCGGCACTTCGGTGAAGTGGCCCGGTCGCTGGGGCGGGGACCGTGCTATGTGTTCGCGCACGTGACGTTGCCGTTGATCGGTCCGGGTCTGCTCGCCGGTTTCTGTCTGGTGTTCGTCACTGCCGCAACCGAACTGACGACGACGTTGATGCTGGCCCCAGCTGACACCAAGACCCTGGCCACGCAGTTCTGGGCCTTTCAGTCGGAGAGTGCGTACTCGGCCGCCGCGCCGTACGCACTGGTGATCGTTGCGGTGGCAGTGGTACCGGGGGCGTTGCTCGGGCTGTGGTTCGACCGCCGACCACAGGCCGCCGACGGCGATGTGACGGCCGGGGCCGCTGGACCACAGGAGCTGGAGGTGGCCCGATGA
- a CDS encoding MspA family porin, with product MSHRIITLLSACVITAISTAPLSLADPPADSGVVSAANPAPAPAPAGAAPIASGTAGTLTTPDGWVLTVGAKNESLEPVAPLTNSPWSREYLVDGSFQGAVTGSGTSKLAGGSLEVGYQIGCGIIQDDIESISTATGIAGINLPFTSGSILPFILGAQAGEQIKIDLKPGTVNIVPVDKKSFKGTKSRVTVNGFRIKIDGCAGQSFIRSYATFTSSTDNTDDVVTYLGVTRAI from the coding sequence ATGTCGCATCGAATCATCACCCTGCTCAGCGCCTGCGTGATCACTGCGATCAGCACCGCTCCCCTCAGCCTCGCCGACCCGCCGGCAGACTCGGGCGTCGTGTCAGCCGCCAATCCGGCGCCCGCGCCGGCGCCGGCCGGAGCCGCCCCGATCGCCTCCGGCACAGCCGGGACCCTCACCACCCCGGACGGGTGGGTGTTGACGGTGGGCGCCAAGAACGAATCACTCGAGCCGGTTGCGCCGCTTACCAATTCGCCGTGGTCGAGGGAATACCTCGTGGACGGCAGTTTCCAAGGAGCGGTGACCGGGTCCGGCACGTCCAAGCTGGCCGGAGGTTCGCTGGAAGTCGGCTACCAGATCGGCTGCGGCATCATCCAGGATGACATCGAGTCAATCTCGACGGCCACGGGAATCGCGGGCATTAACCTCCCGTTCACGAGCGGATCGATTCTGCCATTCATTCTCGGCGCACAAGCTGGCGAACAGATCAAGATCGACCTCAAGCCCGGAACGGTGAACATCGTACCGGTGGACAAGAAGTCGTTCAAAGGCACCAAATCGCGAGTGACCGTCAACGGTTTCCGGATCAAGATCGACGGTTGCGCCGGGCAGTCCTTCATCCGGTCTTACGCGACATTCACCAGCTCGACGGACAACACCGACGACGTCGTGACCTACCTCGGCGTCACCAGGGCCATCTAG
- a CDS encoding NHL repeat-containing protein, with the protein MTNTAKAGVRRSRVSKVGTVAAVTAAVVAGMLTGCGHQADPATPAGLEAKDAQALNAGQFSDAGAAARTTLAPQPGSFLAGKASVSTIAATTPENGDVNPYAIWPVTVNVGTLHAGDVLVDNFNNKSNNQGTGTTVVDVHPDKSLTVFAAVPANLPGCPGGVGLTTAMVVLKDGWVLVGSLPTTDGKLGTAGAGCLIELNPTGQVAGTIAGDYLNGPWAAAVDDHGDAATLFVSNTLNGLKDAAGKPVNQGNVVRIGLSQTPTKAPAVTSHTVIADGFAEKEDASALVKGPTGLVLDPAGNLYVGDNLGNRVAVVRSALTRPDSAKTGDTLSADGQLANPLGLDRAPNGDILVANATNGKIVEITPDGKQVGEYYANQDVAQDPPGNGNLFGIAVNQTRDGIYFVNDDSNTLSLLHA; encoded by the coding sequence ATGACGAACACGGCGAAGGCCGGCGTGCGCCGGTCGCGGGTGAGCAAGGTCGGCACCGTTGCCGCCGTGACGGCCGCGGTCGTGGCGGGAATGCTGACTGGTTGTGGGCATCAGGCCGATCCGGCCACGCCGGCGGGGCTGGAAGCCAAGGATGCCCAGGCCCTCAACGCTGGGCAGTTCTCTGATGCTGGTGCCGCGGCGCGTACCACGCTGGCTCCCCAGCCGGGTTCGTTCCTCGCTGGCAAAGCGTCGGTGAGCACCATCGCCGCGACCACGCCGGAGAACGGCGATGTGAACCCTTACGCTATCTGGCCGGTCACCGTGAACGTGGGCACCCTGCATGCCGGCGATGTCCTGGTCGACAACTTCAACAACAAGTCCAACAACCAGGGCACCGGCACCACCGTCGTCGACGTCCACCCGGACAAGTCGCTGACGGTCTTCGCCGCCGTACCGGCCAACCTGCCGGGGTGCCCGGGCGGTGTCGGGTTGACCACCGCGATGGTGGTGCTCAAGGACGGCTGGGTTCTGGTCGGCAGCCTGCCGACCACTGACGGCAAACTCGGTACCGCTGGCGCTGGTTGCCTGATCGAGCTGAACCCGACCGGCCAGGTCGCGGGCACCATCGCCGGTGACTACCTGAACGGGCCATGGGCCGCCGCCGTCGACGACCACGGCGACGCTGCGACACTGTTCGTCAGCAACACCCTGAACGGGCTGAAGGACGCGGCCGGCAAGCCGGTGAATCAGGGCAACGTCGTGCGCATCGGGTTGAGCCAGACCCCGACGAAAGCCCCTGCGGTGACCAGCCACACCGTCATCGCTGATGGATTTGCAGAGAAGGAAGACGCGTCGGCGTTGGTAAAGGGCCCGACCGGGCTGGTGCTCGATCCTGCGGGGAACCTGTATGTCGGGGACAACCTCGGTAACCGGGTCGCGGTGGTGCGGAGCGCACTGACCCGTCCGGATTCGGCCAAGACCGGTGACACCTTAAGCGCGGATGGTCAGTTGGCCAACCCGCTGGGTCTGGACCGGGCGCCAAACGGCGATATTCTGGTGGCCAACGCAACCAACGGCAAAATCGTCGAAATCACCCCTGACGGTAAGCAGGTCGGCGAGTACTACGCCAACCAGGATGTCGCCCAGGACCCGCCCGGCAACGGCAACCTGTTCGGGATCGCGGTCAACCAGACCCGCGACGGCATCTACTTCGTCAATGACGACAGCAACACGTTGTCACTGCTGCACGCATGA